The following are from one region of the Polynucleobacter sp. MWH-CaK5 genome:
- a CDS encoding AlpA family transcriptional regulator, giving the protein MKSSIKLLRISDVANKTTLAKSTLWSKISKGQFPKPIKISPAISVWKESDVDDWIESFYSQTVVKEAV; this is encoded by the coding sequence ATGAAATCAAGTATCAAACTACTACGTATTAGCGACGTAGCGAATAAAACAACCCTCGCTAAAAGCACACTTTGGAGCAAGATATCCAAGGGGCAATTTCCAAAACCAATAAAGATTTCTCCAGCGATTAGCGTTTGGAAAGAATCTGATGTGGATGATTGGATCGAAAGTTTTTACAGTCAAACCGTTGTAAAGGAGGCTGTATGA
- a CDS encoding site-specific integrase codes for MTIKLDYQTVKNIRTPGRYTDALVKGLHIWVKPNLNKYWIFRYTHMGKQQNISLGAFPTLTIAEARIKAQQARDELNEGKNPLAAKTAAKTQRNAQEAKKILFKDFAASCIQTKRSEWSNQKHGDQWVFTLEEYAYPIIGNKALDEITMEDILEILEPIWTTKTETASRLRGRLEWILASATTRKLRTGINPALWRGFLQTILPAPNKIKKVEHHKALPYRQVAALIADLREMATIAALALEFTILNASRTGEVIGGLQSELHDDVWIIPGSRMKAKKEHRVPLCKRSLEILEIARVMDPNSKYLFSKNGKRLSNMAMPMMIRRAKVDATVHGFRSTFRDWVSEETTHSSEVAEMALAHTITNTVERSYRRKDLLEKRRLLLNDWEDYCNTVHENVIELKAA; via the coding sequence ATGACAATCAAGCTGGACTATCAAACAGTCAAAAATATCAGAACACCCGGTCGCTATACCGATGCACTAGTAAAGGGTCTGCATATATGGGTAAAGCCCAACCTTAATAAGTATTGGATCTTCCGATACACGCATATGGGAAAACAGCAAAATATCAGTCTTGGCGCCTTCCCTACACTAACCATAGCTGAAGCGCGAATTAAGGCTCAGCAAGCTCGAGATGAGCTTAACGAGGGTAAGAATCCACTAGCAGCTAAAACTGCTGCGAAAACTCAGCGTAATGCACAAGAAGCCAAGAAGATCCTTTTTAAAGACTTTGCAGCTAGCTGCATTCAAACCAAACGATCTGAGTGGTCAAACCAAAAACATGGAGACCAATGGGTCTTCACTCTTGAAGAGTACGCATATCCCATTATTGGCAATAAGGCTCTTGATGAAATCACAATGGAAGACATACTGGAGATTCTGGAGCCAATATGGACAACTAAGACTGAAACAGCATCTAGGCTTAGAGGTAGGCTTGAGTGGATCTTAGCCTCTGCTACTACACGCAAATTACGAACAGGTATAAACCCAGCACTTTGGCGTGGGTTCTTGCAAACGATTCTTCCGGCGCCCAATAAGATTAAAAAGGTGGAGCATCACAAAGCACTACCCTATCGACAAGTTGCTGCCCTAATCGCTGACTTACGTGAGATGGCAACGATAGCTGCACTTGCCTTGGAATTCACAATCCTTAATGCATCTCGAACGGGAGAGGTTATAGGTGGTCTACAAAGCGAACTTCACGATGATGTGTGGATCATTCCGGGCTCACGTATGAAAGCCAAGAAAGAGCATCGAGTACCACTATGCAAGCGATCGCTTGAAATATTAGAAATTGCACGAGTAATGGATCCCAATAGCAAGTACCTATTTTCCAAAAATGGAAAGAGACTCTCCAATATGGCAATGCCCATGATGATTCGTAGAGCAAAGGTAGATGCAACGGTACACGGATTTAGATCAACCTTTAGGGACTGGGTTTCAGAGGAAACCACACACTCCTCAGAAGTGGCTGAAATGGCATTAGCTCACACCATTACCAATACTGTTGAGCGGTCATATCGAAGAAAAGACTTGCTAGAGAAACGGAGACTGTTATTAAATGATTGGGAAGACTATTGCAACACAGTCCATGAAAATGTTATCGAATTGAAGGCTGCTTAA
- the hemW gene encoding radical SAM family heme chaperone HemW produces the protein MLTSLPPLSLYVHIPWCIKKCPYCDFNSHQIKDVKEAKDVKVNVIEIHQTDQANESNEAKQGFDEKRYLEALRLDLQSTLPKVWGRRIHSIFIGGGTPSLLSSAGLDQLLSDIRALLPVNADAEITMEANPGTFEIEKFKSYSQSGINRISLGIQSFNDEKLKALGRIHDSAQAKAAIHAAMELFDQVNLDLMYALPNQTLDEAIQDLEQALAFKTQHLSLYHLTLEPNTLFAKYPPAIPDDDSAFEMLDALMEKLNGAGYERYEISAYAKNGNRCQHNMNYWKFGDYIGIGAGAHGKISAHNQIARQTNERHPDTYMQKIFNQGHALIEERILGKDDLPFEYMLNTLRLIDGVPTHEFKERTGLEISAINGPIQQALKKGLLDEDPTTLKASELGIQYLNDLQMLFLK, from the coding sequence ATGCTGACATCATTGCCCCCTTTATCTCTTTACGTTCACATCCCCTGGTGCATTAAAAAATGTCCCTACTGTGACTTCAACTCTCATCAAATCAAAGACGTCAAAGAAGCTAAAGATGTAAAGGTCAACGTCATTGAGATTCATCAGACCGACCAGGCCAACGAATCAAATGAAGCCAAGCAAGGCTTTGATGAAAAAAGATATCTTGAGGCTCTGCGTTTAGATTTACAGAGCACGCTTCCCAAAGTTTGGGGTCGCAGAATACATTCGATTTTCATCGGTGGCGGCACCCCCAGCCTTCTCTCTTCAGCTGGATTAGATCAACTGTTGTCCGATATACGCGCCCTACTCCCAGTAAACGCTGACGCTGAAATCACGATGGAAGCGAACCCAGGTACTTTTGAAATCGAAAAATTCAAAAGCTATTCTCAAAGTGGCATCAATCGTATTTCACTTGGCATCCAAAGCTTCAATGATGAAAAGCTCAAAGCATTGGGCCGCATCCATGACTCAGCTCAAGCCAAGGCCGCCATTCATGCAGCCATGGAACTCTTTGATCAGGTCAATCTTGATTTGATGTATGCCCTGCCCAATCAAACCTTGGATGAGGCCATTCAGGATCTAGAGCAAGCCTTGGCATTTAAAACACAGCATCTGTCTCTTTATCACCTAACGCTTGAGCCCAATACATTGTTCGCGAAATATCCGCCGGCCATCCCTGATGATGACAGTGCGTTTGAGATGCTCGATGCCTTGATGGAAAAGCTAAATGGTGCTGGGTATGAGCGCTATGAAATTTCTGCGTATGCCAAAAATGGCAATCGTTGCCAACATAATATGAATTACTGGAAGTTTGGTGATTACATTGGTATTGGAGCTGGGGCTCACGGAAAGATTTCTGCTCACAATCAAATCGCCCGACAAACCAATGAGCGTCACCCAGACACTTACATGCAAAAGATATTCAATCAAGGTCATGCACTGATTGAAGAGCGCATCTTAGGTAAAGATGATTTACCTTTTGAATACATGCTCAATACCTTGAGGTTGATCGATGGTGTACCAACCCATGAGTTCAAAGAAAGAACCGGTTTAGAAATCAGCGCCATCAATGGCCCAATTCAACAGGCCTTGAAAAAAGGTTTGTTAGATGAAGACCCCACCACTTTGAAAGCATCAGAGCTGGGCATTCAGTATCTGAATGACTTGCAGATGTTGTTTTTGAAGTAA
- a CDS encoding efflux RND transporter permease subunit, translating to MFTWLLNFSLKNRIIVLLVGLIMVVYGAFTLKQSSVDVFPDLNKPTVTVMTEAGGMASEEVEQLITYPLETVMNGLPGVESVRSVSSAGLSFIYITFDWSTNIYLARQLVGERLGSMESALPTGLVPRMGPISSIMGEIMQIAIPVEEEKISSMQVREYADWVLRPRIMAIPGVAQVIPIGGQVRQFQVQPNTRSMAELGISLGQLENALNGHSSNTSGGFIESNNKEYLIRNLGRTTSLEDLKNLSVAVKNNQSILLRQIADVTFAPAVKRGDAGYKGKPAVILGIQKQPSADTVTLTKNIESALFELKASLPTGMDEPRITFRQATFIESSINTLEVKLIGASFFVAVILYFFLGTFRPVLISLTAIPISILITALVFKYFGLSINTMTLGGLAIAIGGLVDDAVVDVENIIRRLRLNSEKPESERLKLIDVVRLASLEVRTGIIYATGIIILVFIPLFALSGIEGKLFTPLGIAFIVSTLASLIVSVSVTPVMSYYLLPAMKNLGHGDTKVLQWLKTKYEFHLNRFLDAPKKAIKLSLVAVFLSIVGIGLMPTSFLPPFNEGTLLIGMRLNPGASLTESSLIAQQSELLVSQVPEVTYVGRRSGRAELDEHAEGVHVSELDVGIKPSKELTRSMVDIQNDIRSRLVNIPAAIAIGQPISHRIDHMLSGVRSQIAIKIFGDDLDVLRSQANTLRDKIAGVEGLADLEIEKQVLAPQFKVNINYNLASQYGVSTAQLMKSLQSLIEGENISQVVEGNRRFALVMKLPESSRSVDGLAGILIDTPNGKIPLSRVATIEDSDGPNQISRDDGKRRIVISANASGRPLSSVVEDIRSSINDMNLPTGYFVTIGGQFIAQEKASRLIALLSIGSLLMMFVVLFSKYQSTKLSLMIMFNIPLALIGGVVGLWLSGQPLSIAALIGFITLAGVSVRNGILKISHYLNLMRSEGEGFTKEMIVRGSLERLSPVLMTALVTAFALAPLLFEAERPGTEVLHPVAVVIFSGLISSTLLDTFLTPAIFWLYGRSEVDKLKLNLNKGEVY from the coding sequence ATGTTTACCTGGTTATTAAATTTCAGCCTTAAAAACAGAATTATTGTTCTACTAGTTGGTTTGATAATGGTTGTTTATGGCGCATTTACCCTAAAACAGTCATCTGTTGATGTCTTTCCAGACCTCAATAAGCCAACGGTCACAGTAATGACTGAGGCTGGCGGTATGGCCTCTGAGGAGGTGGAGCAATTAATCACTTACCCATTAGAAACGGTGATGAATGGATTGCCGGGGGTTGAATCAGTTAGGTCTGTTTCAAGTGCTGGATTATCTTTCATCTATATCACTTTCGACTGGTCAACCAATATATATTTGGCGAGGCAGCTTGTCGGGGAGCGTCTTGGATCGATGGAAAGTGCTTTACCTACTGGGCTGGTCCCGCGTATGGGGCCAATTAGCTCAATCATGGGTGAAATTATGCAGATAGCTATACCTGTCGAGGAAGAAAAAATTTCTTCAATGCAGGTAAGGGAATATGCCGATTGGGTTTTAAGGCCAAGAATTATGGCTATTCCTGGTGTAGCTCAGGTTATTCCAATTGGCGGCCAAGTTCGACAATTTCAAGTTCAGCCCAATACTCGTTCAATGGCTGAGCTGGGGATTTCATTGGGACAGCTAGAAAATGCACTAAATGGACATTCATCTAATACTTCAGGTGGATTTATTGAATCAAATAATAAAGAATACTTGATTCGAAATTTGGGTAGAACAACAAGCTTAGAAGACCTAAAGAATTTATCTGTTGCTGTAAAAAATAATCAATCAATCTTGCTTAGGCAGATAGCGGATGTAACTTTTGCTCCTGCAGTAAAAAGGGGCGATGCTGGATACAAGGGTAAACCTGCTGTTATCTTGGGTATTCAAAAGCAGCCATCTGCAGATACAGTCACCTTAACTAAAAATATTGAATCTGCATTATTTGAGCTAAAAGCTAGCCTACCTACTGGGATGGATGAGCCTCGAATCACTTTTCGCCAAGCGACATTTATTGAGTCATCAATTAATACCCTAGAGGTCAAATTAATTGGAGCTTCATTTTTTGTTGCCGTAATTCTTTATTTCTTTCTTGGAACTTTTAGACCCGTTCTTATATCGTTAACAGCAATACCGATCTCAATATTAATAACTGCTTTGGTCTTTAAGTATTTTGGATTGTCAATTAATACTATGACATTGGGTGGTTTAGCCATTGCTATTGGTGGGCTTGTAGATGATGCGGTAGTTGACGTTGAAAACATTATTCGACGTTTAAGGTTGAACTCTGAAAAGCCTGAATCTGAAAGGTTGAAACTGATAGATGTGGTTCGACTGGCATCTCTTGAGGTACGGACAGGAATCATCTATGCAACGGGAATCATTATTTTAGTCTTTATTCCATTATTTGCATTATCTGGTATTGAGGGGAAGCTCTTTACTCCCTTGGGAATTGCATTCATTGTTTCAACTTTAGCCTCATTGATCGTTTCCGTGTCCGTAACACCTGTGATGAGTTATTACTTGTTGCCAGCAATGAAAAATTTAGGTCATGGTGACACAAAAGTTCTTCAGTGGCTAAAGACCAAATACGAGTTTCACCTAAATAGGTTTTTAGATGCTCCTAAAAAAGCAATTAAATTATCGCTAGTAGCTGTCTTTCTTTCAATTGTCGGGATTGGATTAATGCCAACTTCGTTTCTTCCTCCGTTTAATGAAGGTACCTTATTAATAGGTATGAGATTAAACCCTGGTGCATCTTTGACTGAATCATCATTGATTGCTCAACAATCCGAACTTTTAGTTAGCCAGGTTCCTGAAGTTACATATGTTGGACGTAGAAGTGGGCGCGCTGAGCTTGATGAGCATGCAGAGGGAGTTCATGTCAGTGAGCTTGATGTTGGAATAAAGCCTTCAAAAGAGTTAACCAGATCAATGGTTGACATTCAAAACGATATCAGAAGTCGGTTAGTCAATATTCCGGCAGCTATTGCGATAGGGCAACCAATTTCACACCGAATTGATCACATGTTGTCTGGTGTTCGCTCTCAAATAGCTATAAAGATCTTTGGGGATGACTTGGATGTTTTAAGGAGCCAAGCAAACACGTTGAGGGACAAGATTGCTGGAGTAGAAGGTCTTGCTGATTTAGAAATTGAAAAGCAAGTTCTAGCACCTCAATTCAAAGTTAACATTAATTACAATTTGGCTTCGCAGTACGGGGTTTCAACAGCTCAATTAATGAAATCATTACAGTCCTTGATCGAGGGTGAAAATATTTCACAAGTTGTTGAGGGTAATAGAAGATTTGCCCTGGTCATGAAGTTGCCAGAATCTTCACGAAGCGTTGATGGTTTAGCAGGTATATTGATTGATACACCGAACGGAAAAATTCCTTTATCAAGAGTAGCCACAATTGAGGATAGTGACGGGCCTAATCAAATAAGCCGTGATGATGGAAAGCGCCGTATCGTTATCTCTGCCAATGCCTCTGGAAGACCTCTTTCATCTGTTGTTGAAGATATTAGATCTTCTATAAACGATATGAATTTGCCAACGGGATACTTTGTTACGATTGGGGGCCAGTTTATTGCTCAAGAGAAAGCATCACGTTTGATTGCACTGTTATCTATTGGCTCGCTATTGATGATGTTTGTAGTTCTTTTTAGTAAATACCAATCTACAAAGCTATCGCTAATGATCATGTTTAATATCCCTCTGGCTTTGATTGGTGGGGTGGTTGGATTATGGTTATCAGGACAACCCTTGTCGATTGCGGCTTTAATCGGGTTTATTACCCTTGCAGGCGTTTCGGTAAGAAATGGAATTCTAAAAATTAGCCACTATTTGAATTTAATGAGATCTGAAGGCGAGGGCTTCACAAAAGAAATGATAGTAAGAGGTTCCCTCGAGCGCTTATCTCCAGTTTTAATGACAGCTCTTGTAACGGCTTTTGCTCTTGCGCCATTGTTATTTGAGGCAGAGCGTCCAGGCACAGAGGTTTTACATCCCGTTGCGGTTGTTATTTTCTCGGGATTAATAAGTTCAACATTGTTGGATACTTTTTTGACCCCTGCGATATTTTGGTTGTACGGAAGAAGTGAAGTGGATAAGTTGAAGTTAAATTTAAATAAAGGAGAGGTTTACTAA
- a CDS encoding phage/plasmid primase, P4 family produces the protein MKLDQMPQELRAIKNWVLVKLAPRNDGNYDKVPVGIRKGQTYELAWGNPSNRSSFETVKALLQKELALGSSERRFHGIGFVLNDTDYMCVDLDKAFIGDSLKPFAKDILASLHGFVEKSVSHTGLHIFIKKHGWDIGTKRGKFADGSGIDVLCSGTFVMVTGDTIDDASYTISETQDFSELHKWRKLLNGSENANTFTNQEITFDHNIPVAGWCVERIRKELLPRLEDFADRDNWRDVCFALHHQTQGSPEGLKLFHEYSERIPEMYNPDEVEALWKSTKLNPNRLNKTFRWLLHLVRQEIIQNQNHIMGDLDNARYFKAMFEGEFLFCHSNRKWLRFNGMRWEWCQKDEQMGAAKLVAEQIMEKAGELFKLDPRGAISRAWQSHAKTIRNNGRIIAMLDLAASEPGMSISSISELDNQPMLLGVENGVLDLKNMKLLPADPKLLISRQARADYNRAATCPLWLKFLDEIFLGDQDVVRYIQKALGYSLTGDVSEELLHFCYGHGKNGKSVMANVIVKIMGDYVQTANFDLLAMKDSTASNDVARLVGARLVMANETRENQRLDDQKLKALVSTEKLTARFMYAEYFEFWPQFKIWLRGNYKPIITDSSNGAWRRMRLVPFEYHVPEEKTDFKIEEKLLAEKEGILAWMVDGCHLWQQERLVAPKRIADASRIYQEESDMLGEFLEDCCEVGADKTESQKAVYGSYKLWTLKNGTHAVTQKSFTRQLGSRGVDTKRVKEQGDTKRYYVGLTLTEAAQGRWKQHDFE, from the coding sequence ATGAAATTAGATCAAATGCCACAAGAGCTTCGAGCGATTAAAAATTGGGTTCTAGTGAAGTTGGCACCAAGAAATGATGGCAATTATGACAAGGTCCCGGTAGGTATTCGTAAGGGTCAAACTTATGAATTAGCGTGGGGTAATCCTTCAAACCGCTCATCCTTTGAAACGGTTAAGGCACTACTACAAAAGGAGTTGGCACTAGGCTCCTCTGAGCGACGTTTCCATGGTATAGGCTTCGTTCTAAACGATACCGATTACATGTGCGTCGACCTAGATAAGGCGTTCATCGGCGACTCTTTAAAGCCCTTTGCCAAGGATATTCTCGCTAGCCTTCATGGCTTTGTTGAAAAGTCAGTTAGCCATACTGGCTTACACATATTCATCAAAAAACATGGCTGGGATATTGGCACCAAAAGGGGCAAGTTTGCTGACGGCTCCGGAATTGATGTCCTTTGCAGTGGAACTTTTGTCATGGTTACAGGGGATACCATTGATGATGCTAGCTACACTATTAGCGAAACTCAAGACTTTTCCGAGCTGCATAAGTGGCGAAAACTACTAAATGGCTCAGAAAACGCCAACACCTTCACAAACCAAGAGATTACTTTTGATCACAATATCCCCGTGGCCGGTTGGTGTGTGGAACGAATTAGAAAAGAGCTATTACCCAGATTAGAGGATTTTGCTGATCGGGATAACTGGCGAGACGTCTGCTTTGCTCTGCATCACCAAACACAAGGTAGCCCCGAAGGGCTGAAACTATTTCATGAATATAGCGAGCGCATTCCAGAGATGTATAACCCAGATGAGGTTGAGGCACTGTGGAAAAGCACCAAGCTAAACCCTAATCGCCTAAATAAGACATTTCGATGGCTTTTACATTTGGTGAGGCAAGAAATCATTCAAAATCAAAATCACATCATGGGTGATTTAGATAACGCTCGATATTTCAAAGCCATGTTTGAGGGCGAGTTTCTCTTTTGCCACTCCAATCGAAAATGGTTACGATTTAATGGCATGCGTTGGGAATGGTGTCAAAAAGATGAGCAGATGGGTGCCGCAAAGTTAGTGGCCGAGCAGATTATGGAAAAAGCTGGTGAGTTGTTTAAGCTAGATCCAAGGGGAGCTATATCTAGGGCATGGCAGTCGCATGCCAAAACTATCCGCAACAATGGCCGAATTATTGCCATGCTTGATCTTGCTGCCAGTGAGCCAGGGATGAGTATTAGTTCTATTAGTGAGCTAGATAACCAGCCAATGCTTTTAGGTGTTGAAAATGGTGTTCTTGATCTAAAAAACATGAAGCTTCTGCCAGCTGACCCTAAGTTGCTCATTAGCAGACAAGCTCGCGCTGACTATAACCGTGCGGCTACATGCCCTCTTTGGCTCAAGTTCCTTGATGAGATCTTCTTGGGTGACCAAGATGTCGTTAGGTATATCCAAAAAGCCCTGGGCTACTCGTTAACAGGGGATGTATCTGAGGAATTGCTGCACTTTTGCTACGGACACGGTAAAAATGGCAAATCAGTTATGGCCAACGTCATCGTGAAAATCATGGGTGACTATGTTCAAACGGCCAACTTTGATTTGTTAGCCATGAAAGACTCAACTGCAAGTAATGATGTTGCCAGATTGGTTGGAGCACGCTTGGTGATGGCTAATGAAACACGGGAAAACCAACGTCTTGACGACCAAAAACTTAAAGCCTTGGTATCTACTGAAAAGCTCACTGCCCGCTTTATGTATGCCGAATATTTTGAGTTCTGGCCACAATTCAAGATATGGCTCAGAGGCAATTACAAGCCGATTATTACCGATAGCAGTAACGGTGCATGGCGGCGCATGAGATTGGTTCCCTTTGAATATCATGTCCCCGAGGAAAAAACTGACTTCAAAATTGAAGAAAAACTATTAGCTGAAAAGGAAGGGATTTTGGCTTGGATGGTTGATGGCTGCCACCTTTGGCAACAGGAACGATTGGTAGCACCTAAGCGTATAGCCGATGCTAGTCGTATTTACCAAGAAGAGTCAGACATGTTGGGTGAATTTTTGGAAGATTGTTGCGAGGTAGGGGCAGACAAGACTGAGAGCCAAAAAGCAGTATATGGCTCATACAAACTATGGACTTTAAAAAATGGTACGCACGCAGTTACACAAAAGTCATTTACCCGTCAATTAGGCAGCCGTGGGGTCGATACAAAGCGAGTAAAGGAGCAAGGTGATACCAAACGGTATTACGTTGGTCTAACCCTCACTGAAGCAGCCCAAGGCCGCTGGAAGCAGCATGACTTTGAATAA
- a CDS encoding HlyD family secretion protein: MKKGAQVARIGFLSFFISISFPSYAGPGHDHGDSPAAVEHFDGPKRQVNGDVFLPKQAQRQLFIETEQIESGSFSKTYDLAGKVIMDPNYGGKVQAIVAGRVTPGPKGFPLPGQKVKKGEILAYVTPESGPNGSRSLAESRLKRLRELSDTVPKKMIEEAEAAIANEELRAPVSGIISTMGIVSGQVVEARQLIFEVVNPKKLLIEALAYDAGLVNDIAGGTVTVNDKTIQLEYLGGGQALREQALPIMFSVSSEEISGVPVGQSLRVLVNTKNQVKGWKISASALVKNSSNQNIVWIKKSPELFEPKPVLYEPLDGKHLVVISGVSDKDRVVTKSTTLLNQIR; encoded by the coding sequence ATGAAAAAGGGAGCACAAGTCGCGCGCATCGGATTTTTATCGTTTTTTATTTCAATTTCTTTTCCATCCTATGCTGGTCCAGGACATGACCATGGTGATTCACCAGCAGCTGTTGAGCATTTTGATGGTCCTAAGAGGCAAGTAAATGGTGATGTATTTTTGCCAAAACAGGCCCAGCGTCAGCTTTTTATTGAAACTGAGCAAATAGAATCAGGAAGCTTTTCTAAAACTTATGACTTGGCAGGTAAGGTGATCATGGATCCCAATTATGGCGGCAAGGTTCAAGCCATAGTTGCTGGGCGAGTAACTCCCGGACCTAAAGGATTTCCTTTACCAGGTCAAAAAGTGAAGAAAGGCGAGATTCTTGCATATGTAACGCCAGAGTCAGGACCAAATGGTTCAAGATCTTTAGCGGAGAGTCGTTTAAAAAGACTTCGTGAGCTTTCTGATACTGTGCCTAAGAAAATGATTGAGGAGGCTGAAGCTGCTATTGCGAATGAAGAATTAAGAGCCCCAGTCAGTGGAATAATCTCCACAATGGGTATTGTTTCTGGTCAAGTTGTAGAGGCTCGCCAATTAATTTTTGAAGTTGTTAATCCAAAGAAACTTTTAATTGAAGCACTTGCTTATGACGCTGGACTGGTTAATGACATAGCTGGTGGAACAGTTACTGTTAATGACAAGACTATTCAACTTGAATATCTTGGTGGTGGTCAAGCTCTTCGTGAGCAAGCATTGCCGATTATGTTCTCGGTTAGCAGCGAGGAAATTTCAGGGGTGCCAGTGGGGCAATCTCTAAGGGTATTGGTCAATACAAAAAATCAAGTAAAAGGCTGGAAAATTTCTGCTTCTGCTCTGGTAAAAAATTCTTCAAATCAAAATATTGTTTGGATAAAAAAATCACCAGAATTATTTGAGCCAAAGCCTGTCTTGTATGAGCCTTTAGATGGAAAGCACTTGGTTGTTATCTCTGGAGTTTCGGATAAAGATCGAGTAGTGACTAAATCAACCACCTTACTTAATCAAATTCGCTAG
- a CDS encoding TolC family protein, with the protein MLREYSSVFRSCAYLIAGLFFSQISAFAYADVGGLNRFDLKAFYNSAWERQPESKTFQYKIDSAIAKQKVASSFLASPASIEFSQKTDKANNNLGMSETVIGLGFPLWLWNERSSSVNLANAEYKKLMSQYYLSQLKVAAEVRDAYWSYQKTKLENDLAHSRFENTKTLAIDVEKRFKAGDLARADLHQANGALATAELNLAEATANLINAEQRIKTLLGTEKFQKIKLDIVLKNTEPLPKVPENFSSLDASLPIVIALIDQLDVAKRAVELVQSKTRTSPELQILSSKGREVYGSPYQQSITVGIKIPFGSSAVNADRLASATAEMVDSEIKLAYERESALSNVESNVTLVKSAQIKLDAANKRSTLANETRQFFDKSFRYGETDLPTRLRIELEAVDANKQAVIAKINYAISVSNLRQALGLLPE; encoded by the coding sequence ATGTTGCGAGAGTACTCAAGCGTATTTAGAAGTTGCGCGTATTTAATAGCCGGTCTATTTTTTTCACAAATCTCAGCGTTTGCTTATGCAGATGTGGGTGGATTAAATCGTTTTGACCTAAAAGCATTCTACAATTCTGCCTGGGAGCGCCAGCCAGAATCCAAAACTTTTCAATACAAGATTGATTCAGCAATCGCGAAGCAGAAAGTTGCCAGTAGTTTTTTGGCAAGTCCAGCTTCAATTGAATTTTCTCAAAAAACGGACAAAGCAAATAATAATTTAGGCATGAGTGAAACTGTTATTGGCCTAGGGTTTCCCCTTTGGTTGTGGAATGAGAGATCAAGCTCAGTTAATTTGGCAAACGCTGAATATAAAAAATTGATGTCTCAATATTATTTAAGTCAATTAAAAGTTGCTGCTGAAGTAAGAGATGCGTATTGGAGTTATCAAAAAACCAAATTAGAGAATGATTTGGCTCATAGTAGATTTGAAAACACAAAAACTTTAGCAATTGATGTGGAAAAAAGATTTAAAGCTGGGGATTTAGCCAGGGCAGACTTGCATCAGGCAAATGGGGCATTGGCAACTGCAGAGTTAAATTTAGCGGAAGCAACGGCTAATTTAATTAATGCTGAACAAAGGATAAAAACACTACTTGGTACCGAAAAGTTTCAAAAAATTAAATTGGATATTGTTTTAAAAAATACGGAGCCACTCCCCAAGGTTCCGGAAAACTTTTCCAGTTTAGATGCTAGTTTGCCAATTGTTATAGCCCTTATTGATCAATTGGATGTGGCGAAAAGAGCGGTCGAATTGGTTCAATCAAAAACACGCACATCTCCTGAGTTGCAAATTTTGAGCTCAAAAGGTCGAGAGGTTTATGGTTCTCCATATCAACAATCAATCACTGTCGGAATAAAAATCCCGTTTGGATCTTCTGCTGTAAATGCAGATCGATTGGCATCTGCAACTGCTGAAATGGTTGACTCAGAAATTAAGCTTGCATACGAAAGGGAGTCTGCATTAAGTAATGTGGAGTCAAACGTAACCTTGGTTAAATCAGCACAGATAAAGCTTGATGCGGCCAATAAAAGATCAACTCTTGCAAATGAAACACGTCAATTTTTTGATAAATCATTTCGATATGGGGAGACTGATTTGCCAACTAGATTGAGAATTGAATTAGAAGCTGTTGATGCTAACAAACAAGCGGTGATTGCCAAAATCAATTACGCCATTTCTGTTTCAAATTTAAGGCAGGCGCTTGGCCTGCTACCAGAGTAA